One genomic segment of Actinoplanes ianthinogenes includes these proteins:
- a CDS encoding carbohydrate binding domain-containing protein, whose translation MFAALCVIPLLVLAAPAARAANSVTVYYKPPGSWSTVNVHYAPTGGAWTTVPGVAMTASSCTGWYQKTVDLGTAAGMQVVFTNGSGTWDNNSGANYSVGTGIVAISGGAVSSVEPCSTSATNTATVYYKTSWTTSYLHWAPAGGSWTTAPGVVMDEEACSGWARETVSLGTATGWQATFTNGSGTWDNNAGKNYALGTGVTTVNAGVITANATSPCVTAPADTTAPSTPAGLAATVQNTTVSLTWTASTDNVGVAGYQIIRGGTVLTSSANAYADRGLSARTAYTYTVKAVDAAGNLSAASSAVTVTTGEAAPVTQGEMLGGDPRKDSIYFVLTARFYDGDTGNDRGGSQHVASGNAANNDPMFRGDFQGLVDKLDYIKGLGFSAIWITPVVLNRSDYDYHGYHGWDFYRVDPRLESTGASYQDLINKAHAKGLKIYQDVVYNHSSRWGANGLFTPTVYGVRDSQWSWYYSEKVAGQQYDPLQENAKGYPYNGDLWSGTAPAGNTCPNYGTPTGGKSKEGYTLYNCQWPSPTAKMFPSDLYHQCWIGNWEGEDARSCWLHEDLADFNTENATVQKYLIDAYNKYIDMGVDGFRIDTAVHIPRVTWNRRFLPALHDHLVQKYGAAKADDFYVFGEVAAFVNDKWNRGSVNHSAQFYTWKERKTYSADDATAAIEQFTYENNLGTGNQPTSTNAFLSGNAYHAPDHSQFSGMNIIDMRMHMNFGDAQNAFSNGKDSDDSVNDATYNVVYVDSHDYGPNKSSTRYSGGTDAWAENMSLMWTFRGIPTLYYGSEIEFQAGKQIDCGPTCPLATTGRAYYGDNLTGSVTASDYGVVSSATGNVATTLSKPLVKHLQRLNQIRRAVPALQMGQYSIDGVSGGMAYKRRYTAGGVDSFALITVSGSATFSGIPNGTYVDAVTGDRKVVTGGSLSISLSGKGNLRVYVLDQTGNPAPGKVGADTTYLK comes from the coding sequence ATGTTCGCTGCGCTCTGCGTCATCCCCCTGCTGGTGCTCGCCGCACCGGCGGCGCGCGCGGCCAACTCGGTGACCGTCTACTACAAACCGCCCGGTTCCTGGTCCACTGTCAACGTCCACTACGCGCCCACCGGCGGCGCCTGGACCACCGTGCCCGGGGTCGCGATGACCGCCTCCAGCTGCACCGGCTGGTACCAGAAGACGGTCGACCTGGGCACCGCCGCCGGGATGCAGGTCGTCTTCACCAACGGCTCCGGCACCTGGGACAACAACTCGGGCGCCAACTACAGCGTCGGCACCGGGATCGTGGCGATCTCCGGCGGCGCGGTCAGCTCGGTCGAGCCGTGCAGCACCTCGGCGACGAACACCGCGACCGTGTATTACAAGACGTCCTGGACCACCAGCTATCTGCACTGGGCGCCGGCCGGAGGCTCGTGGACGACCGCGCCGGGCGTGGTGATGGACGAGGAGGCGTGCAGCGGCTGGGCCCGCGAGACGGTCAGCCTCGGCACCGCCACCGGCTGGCAGGCCACCTTCACCAACGGCTCCGGGACCTGGGACAACAACGCGGGCAAGAACTACGCGCTGGGCACCGGGGTGACCACGGTCAACGCCGGGGTGATCACCGCGAACGCGACGAGCCCGTGCGTCACCGCGCCGGCCGACACCACCGCGCCCAGCACGCCGGCCGGGCTCGCCGCGACCGTGCAGAACACCACGGTCTCGCTGACCTGGACCGCCTCGACCGACAACGTCGGCGTGGCCGGCTACCAGATCATCCGGGGCGGCACGGTGCTGACCTCGTCGGCCAACGCCTACGCGGACCGCGGGCTGTCGGCGAGGACCGCGTACACCTACACGGTCAAGGCGGTCGACGCGGCCGGCAACCTGTCGGCCGCCAGCAGCGCGGTCACGGTCACCACCGGCGAGGCCGCGCCGGTCACCCAGGGCGAGATGCTCGGCGGGGACCCGCGCAAGGACAGCATCTACTTCGTGCTGACCGCCCGGTTCTACGACGGGGACACCGGCAACGACCGGGGCGGCAGCCAGCACGTGGCCTCCGGCAACGCGGCGAACAACGACCCGATGTTCCGGGGCGACTTCCAGGGGCTGGTCGACAAGCTCGACTACATCAAGGGGCTCGGCTTCTCCGCCATCTGGATCACGCCGGTGGTGCTGAACCGGTCCGACTACGACTACCACGGGTACCACGGCTGGGACTTCTACCGGGTGGACCCGCGCCTCGAGTCGACCGGGGCGTCCTACCAGGACCTGATCAACAAGGCGCACGCCAAGGGGCTCAAGATCTATCAGGACGTGGTGTACAACCACAGCTCCCGGTGGGGTGCCAACGGGCTGTTCACGCCGACCGTGTACGGGGTCCGGGACAGCCAGTGGAGCTGGTACTACAGCGAGAAGGTGGCCGGGCAGCAGTACGACCCGCTGCAGGAGAACGCCAAGGGGTACCCGTACAACGGCGACCTGTGGAGCGGCACCGCGCCGGCCGGGAACACCTGCCCGAACTACGGCACGCCGACCGGTGGCAAGAGCAAGGAGGGGTACACCCTCTACAACTGCCAGTGGCCGTCGCCGACCGCCAAGATGTTCCCGTCCGACCTCTATCATCAGTGCTGGATCGGGAACTGGGAGGGCGAGGACGCGCGGTCCTGCTGGTTGCACGAGGATCTGGCCGACTTCAACACCGAGAACGCGACGGTGCAGAAATACCTGATCGACGCGTACAACAAGTACATCGACATGGGCGTCGACGGGTTCCGGATCGACACCGCCGTGCACATTCCCCGGGTCACCTGGAACCGGCGGTTCCTGCCCGCGCTGCACGACCACCTGGTGCAGAAGTACGGCGCGGCGAAGGCCGACGACTTCTACGTCTTCGGTGAGGTGGCGGCGTTCGTCAACGACAAGTGGAACCGCGGGTCGGTGAACCACTCGGCGCAGTTCTACACCTGGAAAGAGCGCAAGACGTACTCGGCCGACGACGCCACGGCGGCGATCGAGCAGTTCACCTACGAGAACAACCTGGGCACCGGTAACCAGCCGACGAGCACCAACGCGTTCCTGAGCGGGAATGCGTATCACGCGCCGGACCACAGCCAGTTCTCCGGCATGAACATCATCGACATGCGCATGCACATGAACTTCGGTGACGCGCAGAACGCGTTCAGCAACGGCAAGGACTCGGACGACTCGGTCAACGACGCGACGTACAACGTGGTCTATGTCGACTCGCACGACTACGGGCCGAACAAGTCGTCGACGCGGTACTCCGGCGGGACCGACGCGTGGGCCGAGAACATGTCGCTGATGTGGACGTTCCGCGGCATCCCGACGCTGTACTACGGGTCGGAGATCGAGTTCCAGGCCGGCAAGCAGATCGACTGCGGACCGACGTGTCCGCTGGCCACGACCGGGCGGGCGTATTACGGCGACAACCTCACCGGGTCGGTCACCGCGAGCGATTACGGCGTGGTCTCCTCGGCGACCGGTAACGTGGCGACCACCCTGTCGAAGCCGCTGGTCAAGCATCTGCAACGGCTCAACCAGATCCGCCGCGCGGTCCCCGCGCTCCAGATGGGGCAGTACTCCATCGACGGCGTCTCCGGCGGAATGGCGTACAAGCGCCGCTACACCGCCGGCGGCGTGGACAGTTTCGCGCTGATCACGGTCTCCGGGAGCGCGACGTTCAGCGGCATCCCGAACGGCACGTATGTCGACGCGGTCACCGGTGACCGGAAGGTGGTCACCGGCGGTTCGTTGTCGATCTCGCTGAGCGGCAAGGGCAACCTCCGGGTCTACGTCCTCGACCAGACGGGCAATCCCGCGCCCGGCAAGGTCGGCGCGGACACGACGTATCTGAAATAA
- a CDS encoding aminotransferase class I/II-fold pyridoxal phosphate-dependent enzyme, with the protein MRLSQRAQSAEPFHAMAFGEQAGKLEAAGHHVIRLGLGEPDFGAPPAVRAAMREVMDGRPLPYTPAFGLPALREAIAGFYRDRHGVPIDPARIAVTPGASGALLLAAAATTDPGDEVILADPSYPCNRQLVETFGGTVVTAPTTPGSRYQLDAAAVDRAWTDRTSAVMVASPANPTGTSIPFTELVEVCRRAEARGAWRIIDEIYLDLADPSADGTPPRTILTADPDAIVINSFSKYFGMTGWRLGWCVLPPALVPAVERLAMNYFLCASTPAQIAALSCFTPDSLAVCEARRQELSARRAIALTGLAAIGLPVPVPPDGAFYIYFDVSPTGLTAWEFCRRALAEAHVAVTPGRDFGAQTAESHVRLSYTASQADLREGLNRLATFVRSLPAAT; encoded by the coding sequence ATGAGGTTGTCGCAGCGTGCCCAGTCCGCCGAGCCGTTCCACGCCATGGCGTTCGGCGAGCAGGCCGGCAAACTGGAGGCGGCCGGCCACCACGTGATCCGGCTCGGCCTCGGCGAGCCCGATTTCGGCGCGCCTCCGGCCGTCCGCGCGGCGATGCGCGAGGTGATGGACGGGCGCCCACTGCCCTACACGCCGGCTTTCGGCCTGCCCGCGCTGCGCGAGGCGATCGCCGGTTTCTACCGCGACCGGCACGGCGTCCCGATCGACCCGGCCCGGATCGCCGTCACCCCCGGCGCGTCCGGCGCGCTGCTGCTGGCCGCGGCCGCGACCACGGATCCCGGCGACGAGGTGATCCTGGCCGACCCGTCCTACCCCTGCAACCGGCAGCTGGTCGAGACCTTCGGCGGCACGGTGGTCACCGCCCCGACCACCCCCGGCTCGCGCTACCAGCTGGACGCCGCCGCCGTCGACCGGGCCTGGACCGACCGCACCAGCGCCGTCATGGTCGCCAGCCCGGCCAACCCGACCGGCACCTCGATCCCGTTCACCGAGCTCGTCGAGGTGTGCCGCCGAGCCGAGGCCCGCGGCGCCTGGCGCATCATCGACGAGATCTACCTGGACCTGGCCGACCCGTCCGCGGACGGCACCCCACCGCGCACCATCCTCACCGCCGACCCGGACGCCATCGTCATCAACAGCTTCTCCAAGTATTTCGGCATGACCGGCTGGCGTCTCGGCTGGTGCGTCCTGCCACCAGCCCTGGTCCCCGCGGTCGAGCGGCTGGCCATGAACTATTTTCTCTGCGCCTCCACCCCGGCCCAGATCGCCGCCCTGTCCTGCTTCACCCCGGACTCCCTGGCCGTCTGCGAGGCCCGCCGCCAGGAGTTGTCCGCCCGCCGCGCGATCGCCCTGACCGGCCTGGCCGCCATCGGCCTCCCGGTCCCGGTGCCCCCGGACGGCGCCTTCTACATCTACTTCGACGTCTCCCCCACCGGCCTCACCGCCTGGGAGTTCTGCCGCCGAGCCCTGGCCGAGGCCCACGTGGCCGTCACCCCGGGCCGCGACTTCGGCGCCCAGACCGCCGAGTCTCACGTCCGCCTGTCCTACACCGCCTCCCAGGCCGACCTCAGGGAAGGCCTGAACCGCCTGGCCACCTTCGTCCGCTCCCTGCCCGCCGCCACCTGA
- a CDS encoding LacI family DNA-binding transcriptional regulator, translated as MARLARVSVATASKALNGRKHVSAASRAEVLKAAEVLAYSPNTLARGLVAGRTGMVGLLTSDLEGRLSIPILMGAEDAFGADRTSVLLCDARGDAVREGHHLRTLLSRRVDGLIVVGARPDPRPSIGRDLPVPVVYAYAPSADPDDLSLVTDNVTAGRTAIRHLVEVGRRRIAHITGDPSYGAAQDRARGALDELAEHGLKLAGDRVMFGAWSEAWGRSATGMLLTQRTAVDAIFAGSDQIARGVLDALHGAGLEVPRDVAVLGFDNWEIFTTSSTPPLSSIDMNLETLGRVAAERLMAAFDGRLGSGVEQLPCRLVPRESTTAR; from the coding sequence GTGGCCCGGCTCGCCCGCGTCTCGGTGGCGACCGCGTCCAAGGCGCTCAACGGGCGCAAGCACGTCTCCGCGGCCAGCCGGGCCGAGGTGCTCAAGGCCGCCGAGGTGCTGGCGTACTCGCCGAACACGCTGGCCCGCGGTCTGGTCGCGGGCCGCACCGGGATGGTCGGCCTGCTCACCTCGGACCTGGAGGGGCGGCTGTCGATCCCGATCCTGATGGGCGCCGAGGACGCGTTCGGCGCCGACCGGACCAGTGTGCTGCTCTGCGACGCCCGCGGCGACGCCGTCCGGGAGGGGCACCACCTGCGGACCCTGCTCAGCCGGCGGGTGGACGGGCTGATCGTGGTGGGCGCCCGGCCCGACCCGCGGCCGTCGATCGGGCGGGACCTGCCGGTGCCGGTGGTCTACGCGTACGCGCCGTCCGCCGACCCGGACGACCTCTCCCTGGTCACCGACAACGTGACGGCCGGCCGGACGGCGATCCGGCACCTGGTCGAGGTGGGCCGGCGGCGGATCGCGCACATCACCGGCGACCCGTCCTACGGCGCGGCGCAGGACCGGGCCCGCGGCGCCCTGGACGAGCTGGCCGAGCACGGCCTCAAGCTGGCCGGTGACCGGGTGATGTTCGGCGCCTGGTCGGAGGCGTGGGGCCGGAGCGCCACCGGGATGCTGCTCACCCAGCGCACCGCGGTCGACGCGATCTTCGCGGGCTCCGACCAGATCGCGCGGGGCGTGCTCGACGCCCTGCACGGCGCCGGCCTGGAGGTCCCGCGGGACGTGGCGGTCCTCGGCTTCGACAACTGGGAGATCTTCACGACCAGCTCGACCCCGCCGCTGTCCAGCATCGACATGAACCTGGAGACGCTCGGCCGGGTCGCCGCGGAACGCCTGATGGCGGCGTTCGACGGCCGGCTCGGCTCGGGCGTCGAGCAGCTTCCGTGCCGCCTGGTCCCGCGCGAGTCGACCACCGCCCGCTGA
- a CDS encoding Hsp20/alpha crystallin family protein, translating to MLLRTDPFRDIDRLFEQIVGTTSRPAVMHVDAERDGDTFYVYFDLPGVDPDSIDVTVERNVLEVKAERRRHTKDGVETVINERPVGVFSRQLFLGDTLDTDRLQATYDNGVLTLQIPISDMAKPRKIAIASGTSGRKQIKG from the coding sequence ATGCTTCTGCGTACCGACCCGTTCCGCGACATCGACCGCCTGTTCGAGCAGATCGTCGGCACCACCAGCCGGCCCGCGGTGATGCACGTCGACGCCGAACGCGACGGTGACACCTTCTACGTGTACTTCGACCTGCCCGGCGTCGACCCCGACTCGATCGACGTCACCGTCGAGCGCAACGTCCTCGAGGTCAAGGCCGAGCGCCGGCGCCACACCAAGGACGGCGTCGAGACCGTGATCAACGAGCGGCCGGTGGGCGTGTTCAGCCGCCAGCTGTTCCTCGGCGACACGCTCGACACCGACAGGTTGCAGGCCACCTACGACAACGGCGTGCTGACCCTGCAGATCCCGATCTCCGACATGGCCAAGCCGCGCAAGATCGCCATCGCCTCGGGCACCAGCGGCCGCAAGCAGATCAAGGGCTGA